A section of the Ignavibacteriales bacterium genome encodes:
- a CDS encoding T9SS type A sorting domain-containing protein, whose product MSNYKNSSFRGLVCLFIICFFIQGKADAQWRDDPNRDFIPWKYFVSNNQNDNVDATVIVVNGYDNFFLGTDFAESHISENPRMPGQYFVAFNINNTWYTTNGFDWQRNNPPFSGSTMMGDPVTAYDSAGNLYYENMYGNGFSVFGTRVVKSTNNSISWLSDVAGNLGVDKNWIAADQSNGPYSNNVYIVMTTSGGGTFRRSTDGGLSFNQTFTPGTQSLPGMMVCVGPNGSTSGGSVYVVTNSGSSFASTYTFYRSTNGGANFSQMSSQNFANYVGTNVGGRNSVSNMRTRPYPFITADNSWGSFRGRLYLVYASNQPSGSGNKSDVFCRYSTNGGTSWSSEVKVNDDANTQNNQQWHPATWCDKETGRLYVQWMDTRDTPTSDSALIYASYSTDGGATFIQNQMISNQKMKIDCPTCGGGGTPRYQGDYNAVSSNSKTSMISWADFRVGRYDSYVAYFPDFAYLLNPSSDSINSVNGMIDITANIPSVKLYTDTVMFSASINPNPGASLNISYPNGNILPSPTGSRKVRLTANNLTPGTYTVTVTAQGPNGTPIHKRAATIYASTTVTTLTHNNLVTKFELQQNYPNPFNPVTRIGYSLARKTDVNILVYSTSGELIKTYKQGVQDAGSYSVDFKGDGLSSGVYFYKLQTGYYTVTKKMLLIK is encoded by the coding sequence ATGTCAAACTATAAAAATTCTTCTTTCAGGGGATTAGTGTGTTTATTTATTATTTGTTTTTTTATTCAAGGTAAAGCGGATGCTCAGTGGAGAGATGATCCGAACAGGGATTTCATACCCTGGAAATATTTTGTTTCAAATAATCAAAATGATAATGTGGATGCAACTGTGATAGTAGTTAATGGTTATGACAATTTTTTTCTGGGAACGGATTTTGCGGAATCCCACATTTCCGAGAATCCTCGTATGCCGGGACAGTATTTTGTTGCATTCAACATAAACAATACATGGTACACAACGAATGGATTCGATTGGCAGCGAAACAATCCTCCTTTCTCCGGTTCAACTATGATGGGTGATCCTGTAACAGCATATGACAGTGCGGGAAATCTGTATTACGAAAATATGTACGGAAACGGTTTTAGTGTATTCGGAACAAGGGTAGTGAAATCGACCAACAACTCAATATCTTGGTTAAGCGATGTAGCGGGGAATCTTGGTGTTGATAAGAATTGGATAGCGGCAGATCAATCAAATGGTCCGTATTCAAATAACGTTTATATCGTAATGACTACAAGCGGAGGCGGAACCTTTAGAAGGAGCACCGATGGCGGTTTAAGCTTTAACCAGACCTTCACACCGGGTACTCAGAGTCTTCCCGGGATGATGGTGTGTGTAGGTCCCAATGGAAGTACATCAGGCGGTTCTGTTTATGTAGTAACAAATTCCGGAAGCTCGTTTGCCTCAACATATACCTTTTACAGATCAACTAACGGTGGAGCAAATTTTAGCCAGATGTCATCGCAAAATTTTGCAAATTATGTTGGTACAAATGTAGGCGGAAGAAACTCCGTTTCAAATATGAGAACCAGACCATATCCATTTATAACAGCGGATAATAGCTGGGGATCATTCAGAGGAAGGCTGTACCTGGTCTATGCTTCAAACCAGCCTTCAGGAAGCGGTAACAAATCAGATGTATTTTGCAGGTATTCAACAAACGGGGGTACAAGCTGGTCTTCGGAAGTGAAAGTGAATGACGATGCAAATACTCAAAATAACCAGCAATGGCATCCAGCAACATGGTGTGATAAGGAAACAGGAAGACTTTATGTACAATGGATGGATACAAGGGATACACCGACCAGCGATAGCGCGTTGATCTATGCGTCGTATTCAACAGATGGAGGAGCAACGTTCATTCAGAACCAGATGATATCAAATCAAAAAATGAAGATAGATTGCCCGACATGTGGCGGCGGAGGAACGCCCCGATATCAAGGAGATTATAATGCAGTGTCATCCAATTCAAAAACCTCGATGATCTCATGGGCAGATTTCAGAGTTGGAAGGTACGATAGTTATGTGGCTTACTTCCCGGATTTTGCATACCTGCTGAACCCGTCGAGTGACAGTATAAACTCAGTCAATGGAATGATAGATATAACAGCAAATATACCGAGCGTGAAATTATACACTGATACTGTAATGTTTTCTGCATCGATCAACCCCAATCCAGGAGCTTCGTTGAATATTTCTTATCCGAATGGAAACATACTTCCCAGTCCTACAGGAAGCAGAAAGGTAAGGCTCACGGCAAATAATCTTACACCGGGTACATACACGGTAACGGTGACCGCTCAAGGTCCTAACGGTACACCGATCCATAAAAGGGCAGCAACGATATATGCTTCGACTACAGTCACTACGTTGACACATAATAATCTGGTAACTAAATTCGAACTACAGCAAAATTATCCGAATCCTTTTAACCCTGTAACAAGGATAGGGTATTCCCTGGCAAGAAAGACCGACGTGAACATACTGGTCTATAGTACCTCAGGCGAGCTGATAAAGACATACAAACAGGGAGTTCAGGACGCAGGATCTTATAGTGTGGATTTCAAGGGTGACGGATTATCGTCCGGAGTATATTTTTATAAATTACAAACGGGATACTACACTGTTACTAAAAAGATGTTGTTGATTAAATAA
- a CDS encoding T9SS type A sorting domain-containing protein: protein MKNFPKFFNTVFRSLLLVVVVVGGIIVLQGQGEDDYWIFNDNDPYLDQPTREAYEHYLHMQHDGNLDVITDANGYDNFDMGVDFAEQNMTSNPRNPKWIFFGVNGSPQNARNTTNGHDWVSFNPSYPGGTCCDPWSGYDSNGVLYYGSGVSGQYVYKSTTNGNNWTSPVLSVSGNDRNTLAVDQTNGPYGGYVYAAITPGNFARSTNGGTSWTTTYSSSNTIPGVMIAVGPNGSVQGGTVLYVTNTGSTAACVYNFHYSTDGGATFNNGASLNVAGYSGTLNSVGRLVINNARMRPYPMIAMDNSYGPHRGRAYLVYSSNRPVGNGNKPDVFLQYSDDKGVSWSSPIQVNDNANPTLSDQWFPAIWCEKETGKLYIKWYDTRENPATYLTGVWATYSTDGGQTFATNQRISNASWTYPCPACGANQNCYRGDYDGMTANENVGYAVWYDPRSCNYTNMGSYFPDYAFQTIPPTSDSINSVNGQIEVIALIPSVKLYTGSVSLSASVTPNPGGALSITYPGGSVFPTPNGSRRVRLTANNLTPGTYTLTIQSEGPNGTPVHRRNVTIYASTTVTSIGNTASLPEKFELMQNYPNPFNPSTRIDYALAKNTNVKLTVYNAAGKQVQTINQGFQNAGRYFINFKGEGLASGVYYYKLETEFFTETRKMLLIK, encoded by the coding sequence ATGAAAAATTTCCCCAAATTTTTTAATACTGTGTTCAGGAGTCTACTATTAGTAGTTGTAGTAGTAGGGGGCATAATAGTCTTACAAGGTCAGGGTGAGGATGATTATTGGATCTTTAATGACAATGATCCATATCTCGATCAACCAACCAGGGAGGCGTATGAGCATTATCTGCACATGCAGCATGATGGTAATTTAGATGTAATTACCGATGCAAATGGATATGATAACTTCGATATGGGCGTGGACTTTGCAGAACAGAATATGACATCTAATCCAAGAAATCCGAAATGGATATTCTTTGGAGTGAACGGCTCACCTCAGAACGCCAGAAATACTACTAATGGTCATGATTGGGTTTCGTTTAACCCGTCATATCCGGGTGGAACATGCTGTGACCCATGGTCGGGTTACGATAGCAACGGTGTACTTTATTACGGTTCAGGTGTAAGCGGACAGTATGTTTACAAGTCAACAACAAACGGTAATAACTGGACATCGCCCGTTCTTTCAGTCAGTGGTAATGACAGAAATACCTTGGCTGTTGATCAGACAAACGGTCCTTACGGCGGTTATGTATATGCCGCGATCACTCCGGGTAACTTTGCTCGCTCAACAAACGGTGGAACATCATGGACAACAACATATTCATCATCTAATACTATTCCAGGTGTAATGATTGCAGTTGGTCCGAACGGCTCTGTGCAGGGTGGAACGGTTCTTTATGTTACTAATACCGGTAGTACCGCTGCTTGCGTATATAACTTCCACTACTCTACAGACGGCGGTGCAACATTCAATAACGGAGCATCATTAAATGTTGCCGGTTATTCAGGTACTTTAAACTCAGTTGGCAGACTTGTTATCAACAATGCAAGGATGAGACCTTATCCTATGATCGCAATGGATAACAGCTATGGTCCGCATAGAGGTAGAGCTTACCTTGTATACTCATCAAACAGACCTGTAGGAAACGGCAACAAGCCGGATGTATTCCTTCAGTACAGTGATGACAAAGGAGTTTCATGGTCAAGCCCGATCCAGGTAAACGATAATGCAAATCCAACACTTAGTGATCAATGGTTCCCGGCTATCTGGTGTGAAAAAGAAACCGGAAAGCTATACATAAAGTGGTATGATACCAGGGAAAATCCAGCAACATATCTAACCGGTGTCTGGGCAACATATTCAACAGACGGTGGTCAGACATTTGCTACTAATCAAAGGATCTCAAACGCATCATGGACATATCCATGTCCTGCATGCGGAGCTAACCAAAACTGTTACAGAGGTGATTATGACGGAATGACAGCCAACGAGAATGTTGGTTATGCGGTTTGGTACGATCCAAGAAGCTGTAACTATACAAACATGGGTTCATATTTCCCAGATTATGCGTTCCAGACTATTCCACCAACCTCTGATAGTATAAATTCAGTTAACGGTCAGATAGAAGTAATAGCTCTGATACCATCAGTAAAATTATATACGGGTTCAGTAAGTCTAAGTGCTTCGGTTACACCGAATCCAGGCGGAGCTTTGAGTATAACATATCCGGGTGGAAGCGTTTTCCCGACGCCTAATGGTTCAAGAAGGGTCAGATTAACTGCAAACAATTTGACTCCGGGAACATATACATTAACAATTCAGTCGGAAGGACCAAACGGAACTCCAGTACACAGAAGAAATGTAACTATTTATGCATCAACAACAGTTACATCGATTGGTAACACTGCAAGCTTGCCGGAGAAATTCGAACTGATGCAAAATTATCCGAATCCGTTTAACCCAAGCACAAGGATTGATTATGCATTAGCAAAGAACACTAATGTGAAATTGACCGTATATAACGCTGCGGGAAAACAAGTGCAAACAATAAATCAAGGATTCCAAAATGCCGGTAGATATTTTATCAATTTCAAAGGTGAAGGATTAGCTTCCGGTGTATATTATTACAAGCTCGAAACAGAATTCTTTACAGAAACAAGAAAGATGCTTCTGATAAAGTAA
- a CDS encoding T9SS type A sorting domain-containing protein has product MDYWIQQTSPTNKNLTICTFVDSLNGWACGDSGLILYTSDGGTSWVIQNTPVNYYLEDIVFINENTGWAVSNEFFFSGSTILKTTNGGTNWDTTTFFDTTVVLSSIQFTDSNNGWVGSYYGNIFKTTDGGANWSLCPDSSTSPGFTIRRIKFYSPGYGLACGGRIDIVGTMWKTTNNGSVWYSQPVSSEPVFDFEFMDSLTVLAVGGDFEYGAFTSKTTDGGVNWNYTSLKLFGQGEALAIRTPSNFWVPLGFSQNWAVTFNGGTSWLEIPVEQTRAVHDAQFIDPMHGWAVGDSGLILKFNPKSVGIEPISGILPGDYSLLQNYPNPFNPFTTIEYVLKKPALVKITVFDITGKQLDVFDLGKKSIGTHRINFNGSRYASGVYYYTLNAGDDFVETKKMVIVK; this is encoded by the coding sequence GTGGATTATTGGATTCAACAAACTTCACCAACAAACAAAAATCTTACCATTTGTACATTTGTTGACAGCCTCAACGGATGGGCATGCGGTGATTCGGGTCTCATATTATATACCTCGGACGGAGGCACCAGCTGGGTCATCCAGAACACTCCCGTAAATTACTACCTCGAAGACATCGTCTTCATAAATGAAAATACAGGCTGGGCAGTCTCAAACGAATTCTTCTTTTCCGGATCGACTATATTAAAAACAACAAACGGTGGCACTAACTGGGATACCACCACATTCTTCGATACAACGGTCGTCCTTTCTTCGATACAATTCACCGATAGCAATAACGGATGGGTAGGCTCTTACTACGGAAATATCTTCAAAACCACCGACGGTGGAGCTAACTGGTCACTTTGCCCCGACTCGAGCACTTCACCCGGTTTTACTATCCGAAGGATAAAATTCTACTCCCCCGGATATGGACTTGCGTGCGGTGGCAGGATCGATATCGTTGGAACGATGTGGAAAACAACAAACAACGGCTCTGTGTGGTACTCTCAGCCCGTTTCCTCCGAACCAGTGTTCGATTTTGAATTCATGGATTCACTTACAGTGCTTGCCGTGGGTGGTGATTTTGAATACGGTGCTTTCACCTCTAAAACAACCGACGGCGGAGTTAACTGGAATTACACCTCACTCAAACTCTTTGGACAGGGTGAAGCTCTCGCGATAAGAACCCCCTCTAATTTCTGGGTACCGCTCGGCTTTTCGCAGAACTGGGCTGTCACTTTCAACGGCGGAACCTCGTGGCTCGAGATTCCCGTCGAACAAACCCGTGCAGTACATGATGCGCAGTTCATCGACCCAATGCACGGATGGGCGGTCGGCGATAGCGGGCTAATACTTAAATTTAACCCCAAATCCGTCGGCATCGAACCGATTTCGGGCATTCTACCGGGAGATTACTCTCTCCTGCAAAACTACCCCAATCCGTTCAACCCTTTTACAACGATCGAATATGTATTAAAAAAGCCTGCGCTCGTTAAAATTACCGTCTTCGATATCACCGGGAAACAGCTGGATGTCTTCGATCTCGGGAAGAAATCCATTGGCACGCACAGGATCAACTTTAACGGCTCGCGTTATGCCTCCGGAGTTTATTACTACACTTTAAATGCGGGTGATGATTTTGTGGAAACAAAAAAGATGGTGATCGTAAAATAG
- a CDS encoding competence/damage-inducible protein A translates to MKTKVIAIGDELLIGQIINSNAAYIGEKLYASGMPVQKMVTISDEEQSLINELYDSMANYDVTIITGGLGPTHDDLTKPILTKFFGDELEFNEEVMEDVEKIFTSRKVYMPESNREQAMVPKTAKVMRNKNGTAPGMWFERDWKVVVSLPGVPYEMKAMMEEYVVPGLKEYYKDRIRTVNKYRVILTTGIGESTLFEKVGDMKEQLNGGKLAYLPSASGVRLRVEVQANSDKEADAKLDALEKYIRDKAGKYVYGTGSESMEVTIGRELLKRKLTLATAESCTGGRISATIVSVAGSSEYFNGGACTYSNKGKRDVLGVKKKTLKKHGAVSAQTAKEMAKGARKKFKSDIAISTTGVAGPTGGSDEKPVGLVWIGYSDKKKTYAMKFYFGNDRGRNIERSTMAALEVLRCRLNEMK, encoded by the coding sequence TTGAAGACAAAAGTAATAGCAATAGGTGATGAACTGCTGATCGGGCAGATAATAAATTCGAACGCGGCATACATTGGTGAGAAATTGTACGCAAGCGGAATGCCCGTTCAAAAAATGGTGACTATCAGCGATGAAGAGCAATCACTTATTAATGAGCTATATGATTCGATGGCAAACTACGATGTTACGATAATAACGGGCGGTCTTGGACCTACACATGATGATCTGACAAAACCGATACTGACAAAATTTTTTGGGGACGAGCTGGAGTTTAATGAAGAGGTGATGGAGGATGTAGAGAAGATATTCACGAGCAGGAAGGTATATATGCCGGAATCGAACAGAGAGCAGGCGATGGTTCCAAAAACCGCAAAGGTGATGCGAAATAAGAACGGTACGGCTCCGGGCATGTGGTTCGAAAGGGACTGGAAAGTGGTAGTGTCACTACCGGGTGTACCTTACGAGATGAAGGCAATGATGGAGGAATATGTCGTACCTGGGCTCAAGGAATATTACAAAGACAGGATAAGAACTGTAAATAAGTACAGAGTAATACTTACAACCGGGATCGGCGAGTCTACGTTGTTTGAGAAAGTTGGTGATATGAAAGAGCAACTGAATGGCGGGAAACTTGCTTATTTGCCGTCTGCATCGGGGGTACGTCTGCGTGTAGAGGTACAGGCTAATTCAGATAAAGAGGCGGATGCAAAGCTGGATGCTCTCGAAAAGTATATCAGGGATAAAGCAGGGAAGTATGTTTACGGTACGGGAAGTGAAAGTATGGAAGTAACGATTGGCAGGGAACTGCTCAAACGAAAACTGACGCTTGCCACTGCTGAGTCATGCACGGGCGGTAGGATCTCGGCGACGATAGTTAGCGTGGCAGGTAGCTCTGAGTATTTTAACGGGGGAGCGTGCACGTATTCGAATAAGGGGAAAAGGGATGTGCTTGGTGTGAAGAAGAAGACACTTAAGAAACACGGAGCCGTTAGCGCGCAGACCGCAAAGGAAATGGCAAAGGGCGCAAGGAAGAAGTTTAAATCAGATATTGCGATATCTACAACGGGGGTAGCCGGACCGACGGGAGGTTCAGATGAGAAACCCGTAGGGCTTGTATGGATAGGGTACTCGGACAAAAAAAAGACTTATGCTATGAAGTTTTATTTTGGTAATGACAGAGGGAGAAATATAGAGCGAAGTACAATGGCGGCTCTTGAGGTATTGAGGTGCCGTCTGAATGAAATGAAGTAA
- a CDS encoding phosphatidylglycerophosphatase A: MGIIKRKKIVDPDAKVDIFSEAFSSVLYIGHIPVASGTFGSLAGLLFFFIPWFNNYLTVGGATVVFFVLGVITSQNMIKRYGHDPSVVVMDEVVGMWVTMLFVLPALNIVDMPVKLIIFGVGFLTFRFFDIVKVWPTKYFDRMNSGYGIMMDDVMAGIYAGLITLLISNLLILVIIFKGLGGKLF; the protein is encoded by the coding sequence ATGGGAATAATTAAAAGAAAAAAGATAGTCGATCCGGACGCTAAAGTGGATATATTCAGTGAAGCGTTTTCGTCGGTTTTGTATATAGGACACATTCCCGTTGCAAGCGGTACGTTCGGATCCCTGGCAGGTCTTTTATTCTTCTTCATACCGTGGTTCAATAATTATCTTACGGTTGGCGGAGCAACAGTTGTATTCTTTGTTCTCGGAGTAATAACCTCTCAAAATATGATAAAGAGATACGGCCATGATCCATCGGTAGTGGTGATGGATGAGGTGGTCGGGATGTGGGTAACAATGTTATTCGTACTACCTGCACTGAATATTGTGGACATGCCAGTAAAACTTATCATATTTGGTGTAGGGTTTCTTACATTCAGGTTTTTTGATATTGTGAAGGTATGGCCGACGAAGTATTTCGACAGAATGAATAGCGGTTACGGTATAATGATGGATGACGTGATGGCGGGGATATACGCAGGATTGATAACGTTATTAATATCAAATCTATTAATATTGGTAATAATATTTAAAGGACTGGGCGGGAAATTATTTTGA
- the pgsA gene encoding CDP-diacylglycerol--glycerol-3-phosphate 3-phosphatidyltransferase: MTLPNQLSILRIILSPVFLYLFLSENTTVKTIGFAIYVIASLTDWYDGWHARKYGQITRWGVFLDPFADKVLTSFAFVLFYLYGIVPIWMVIIIVMRDIFITLLRSYHEANGVTMKTSWVAKAKTFFQMVYIFAVLSILMYDAVGGDREFANQLISLLYSDTNYYIMFFITAITLYTGIAYFFEKKRAERINGNN, encoded by the coding sequence TTGACATTACCAAATCAACTTTCGATCTTAAGGATAATTTTATCTCCCGTCTTCCTGTATTTATTCCTTTCGGAAAATACGACCGTAAAGACGATAGGGTTTGCTATATACGTAATAGCGTCTCTAACGGACTGGTATGACGGGTGGCACGCAAGGAAATACGGACAGATAACGAGATGGGGTGTATTCCTGGATCCGTTTGCTGATAAGGTTCTGACATCATTTGCATTCGTTTTGTTTTATTTGTATGGTATAGTACCTATCTGGATGGTGATAATAATCGTAATGCGGGATATTTTCATCACACTTCTCAGATCATATCATGAAGCGAACGGTGTTACGATGAAGACTTCATGGGTAGCAAAGGCAAAGACGTTTTTTCAAATGGTGTATATATTTGCCGTACTGTCTATCCTGATGTATGATGCCGTCGGAGGAGATAGGGAGTTTGCCAACCAACTCATTTCACTTCTCTATTCGGATACTAATTACTATATAATGTTTTTCATAACAGCGATAACACTGTATACCGGCATAGCATATTTTTTTGAAAAGAAGAGAGCAGAAAGAATAAATGGGAATAATTAA
- a CDS encoding thiolase family protein — MKDVYIIDGVRTAIGKFAGTLSSVRPDDMAALLIKEIVKRNFDANNIPKEEIEDVLLGNANGAGEENRNVARMCVLLAELPISVAGATVNRLCASGMQAFVDGVRGIRNGDGECYIVGGVESMTRAPFVTAKNASPFGRNVEMFDTTIGWRFTNPKLAKMHYPYSMGETAENVAEKYKLSRERQDEFAYNSQMKAKTAIEGGKFNNEITGVEVRIKKDTIIFDKDEFARPDTTMEALAKLRPAFRENGTVTAGNSSGINDGASMMMLASEDFVKKYNLKPRAKYVASAAAGVDPACMGVGPVPATKKALERAGLKLSDIDLIELNEAFAAQSLACIDELGLDQSIINVNGGAIALGHPLGSSGARIIVTLLNEMEKQDKKRGLATMCIGVGQGMASIIERV; from the coding sequence ATGAAAGACGTATATATAATCGACGGAGTAAGAACAGCGATCGGTAAGTTCGCCGGAACGCTTTCAAGCGTGAGACCGGATGACATGGCGGCGCTTCTTATTAAAGAGATCGTGAAAAGGAACTTCGACGCGAACAACATCCCAAAGGAAGAAATAGAAGACGTACTTCTTGGCAATGCGAACGGAGCAGGTGAGGAGAACAGGAACGTGGCGAGAATGTGCGTACTGCTTGCAGAACTGCCGATATCCGTTGCAGGTGCGACAGTGAACAGGCTTTGCGCGTCGGGGATGCAGGCGTTCGTCGACGGTGTGAGAGGAATAAGGAACGGCGACGGAGAGTGTTACATAGTCGGCGGGGTCGAGTCAATGACGAGAGCACCTTTTGTAACGGCAAAGAACGCTTCACCATTTGGAAGGAACGTGGAAATGTTCGATACTACGATCGGATGGAGGTTTACAAACCCAAAACTGGCTAAGATGCACTATCCCTATTCGATGGGTGAAACTGCTGAGAACGTTGCAGAAAAGTATAAATTAAGCAGGGAAAGACAAGACGAATTTGCTTACAATTCACAGATGAAAGCCAAGACGGCGATCGAAGGCGGGAAATTCAATAACGAGATAACGGGTGTGGAAGTAAGAATAAAAAAAGATACTATAATCTTTGACAAAGACGAATTTGCCAGACCGGATACTACGATGGAGGCATTAGCGAAGCTCAGACCTGCATTTAGAGAGAACGGAACCGTTACTGCGGGAAATTCAAGCGGTATAAACGACGGCGCCAGTATGATGATGCTTGCTTCGGAAGATTTCGTTAAGAAGTATAACCTCAAACCCAGGGCTAAGTATGTAGCTTCAGCAGCGGCGGGTGTGGACCCGGCGTGCATGGGTGTTGGACCTGTTCCCGCGACAAAGAAAGCGCTCGAAAGAGCAGGCTTGAAGCTGAGTGATATTGACCTGATCGAGCTAAACGAAGCATTCGCGGCGCAAAGTCTCGCGTGTATCGACGAGCTGGGACTAGACCAGAGCATAATAAACGTGAACGGGGGCGCAATTGCTTTAGGACATCCACTGGGAAGCAGCGGCGCACGAATAATCGTTACACTGCTTAATGAAATGGAGAAGCAGGATAAGAAGAGAGGACTTGCTACAATGTGTATAGGAGTCGGACAGGGAATGGCATCCATTATCGAAAGAGTATAG